In Truepera sp., the sequence TGGATGCGTACACGGGGCAGTAGTCGTGCTCCACGCTCGCCATGCGGTCAGTATAGCAGAGCGCGCCGATTCATGGAGTGCTTGACTTTATGGGGTGCTATAAGATATGGTGTAGCCATGCCGGGGGAAGCACCCGGTGAGAGCAACGCGCAAGCAGCACGCAAACAGCCCAGCATTTCGAGCGCAGCCTCAGAACGTCGGGGACTCTTCGGGTCACTGGTGGAGCAGCGCGCCGGAAGAGGAGAGAGTGCATATGAAGTGGAACCTGGATACAGCCCATAGCAGCGTAGAGTTCGCCGTCCGTCACATGGGGTTCGCCACGGTACGCGGCCGTTTCAATGAGTTCACGGCTGACGTCGAGAGCGACGAAGGCGGCCGCCTCAAGCGCGTCGAGGCCGTCATCGATGCGACCAGCATCGACACCAACGAGCCCAAGCGCGACGCCCACCTGCGGTCCGCCGACTTCTTGGACGCGGAACAGTTCCCCGAGATCCGCTTCGCCAGCACGGCGATCGAGCCGAGCGGGAGTGGCCGCTACCGCGTCACCGGCGACTTCACCATGCGTGGCGTAACGCAGCCCGTGACCTTCGAGCTGGAGGCGCAGGAGCCGATCATCGACCCCTACGGGAACAAGCGCGTGGCGGTCGGGGGCAACGGCAAGCTCAACCGCAAGGACTGGGACCTGAGCTGGAACCAAGTGCTCGAGGCGGGTGCGCTGCTCGTAGGCGAGGAAGTGCGCTTCACCCTCGACCTGCAGGGGATCGCCGCCGAGAAGGAAGCCGAGAAGGAGATGGTCGCCGCCGGCTGAGGCCGTGAGGGGGCAGGCCGTGAGGGGGCGCGCGATCGGCTGAGGCCCTCGTTAGACGGGGGCGCTCGCCGGGCCGAGGCCGAGACGGCCCGGCGCTCCGGCAGCCACACCGAATAGATTCGAAGGGCGTAGGCCGCAGCGGGAACCTTGCGGCCTACGCCCTTAACTTGCGCTAGGTTCCGTCAGAGCTGAGACGAGCGACCGCTCCACCCAGTTGCGGTAGCGCTCGAGATCCCAACCGGCGCTTTCGGTTAGGAAGCGGTACACCTGCGGATGACCGATGCTCCAGATCGTGGCAGCGATCTCCTCACTGGGCAGTGCCACCGAACCGGGGCGCGTGGCCAGCTGTTGGGCGGCCTGCAGGTAGTTCCGGAACCGTTGCGCGGACCGACGTTCTTCGAGTTCGGCGATGGCTTCGTCATGGGCGGCGGCCTGGTGGATGATGCGGTGAACCTCGGCGGTGCGCGGTTGCGCCTCCGCGAACCAGTCCGCGAGTACTCCGATCAGCCCGGCCGCATCGCGGGTGGCGTCGGTCCGCTCCTGCATGAACTCAGGCACCGTTCTTGGTGCCTCCGGCCCTGCCGCCGCTTGGTCCAGCACGGCCGACAGCACGTTGTTCTTCGGTCCGATCGAGTTGTAGATTGTTTGAACCACGACACCCGCCTTGGACGCGATGCTCTGAATCGTCGTGCCGGCGTAGCCATGTTCGGCGAACAGTTCGGCGGCCGCGCTGACGATGGCTGCTCGTGTCTGTTCCGCCTGTTGCTTCCTACGTTCTTGGGTATTGACTCCGGCCATGTCGTTAGCATACCATTCTAGCCATTAGAGTCAAACTCTAATCAAGAGCCAGTCGGCTCGGTAGGTGTTCGGGCCTGCGGTCCTGACACGAGGAGTGCGAGAGATGGCTGAGTTGGAATCTGTCGAGAACCATGACGTGATCGTGATCGGTGGCGGTCAAGCCGGGCTGGCAGCCGCATACCACCTGATGCGAGCAGGAGCCGACTTCGTCGTGCTCGATGCCAGCGAACGGACGGGAGACGTGTGGCGGCAACGCTGGGATTCGCTCCGACTCTTTACCCCGGCTCACCACGACGGGCTGCCGGGCATG encodes:
- a CDS encoding YceI family protein codes for the protein MKWNLDTAHSSVEFAVRHMGFATVRGRFNEFTADVESDEGGRLKRVEAVIDATSIDTNEPKRDAHLRSADFLDAEQFPEIRFASTAIEPSGSGRYRVTGDFTMRGVTQPVTFELEAQEPIIDPYGNKRVAVGGNGKLNRKDWDLSWNQVLEAGALLVGEEVRFTLDLQGIAAEKEAEKEMVAAG
- a CDS encoding TetR/AcrR family transcriptional regulator — protein: MAGVNTQERRKQQAEQTRAAIVSAAAELFAEHGYAGTTIQSIASKAGVVVQTIYNSIGPKNNVLSAVLDQAAAGPEAPRTVPEFMQERTDATRDAAGLIGVLADWFAEAQPRTAEVHRIIHQAAAHDEAIAELEERRSAQRFRNYLQAAQQLATRPGSVALPSEEIAATIWSIGHPQVYRFLTESAGWDLERYRNWVERSLVSALTEPSAS